From the genome of Ziziphus jujuba cultivar Dongzao chromosome 6, ASM3175591v1, one region includes:
- the LOC107430706 gene encoding OVARIAN TUMOR DOMAIN-containing deubiquitinating enzyme 3 isoform X1, with product MGLESFFFGFDGLLIVRVLSLSVRPLYPRSLFQFTSAVLFIALSISMASKPSNEVILEQLKNGIAVFELSSTPVRSISTTSNSNSLAFLTPFIEDCGHRFFARIGQSLGERGSPAIRKIERYSVQKVTGDGRCLFRALVKGMAFNRGISLNPREEREDADELRMAVKEVICENDGERHQYEAALVAITVEESLKRYCQRIERPDFWGGESELLVLSKLCRQPITVYIPEHEHARGGWGSGFIPIAEYGAEFNKGFRKRKSKNVVRLLYSGRNHYDLLV from the exons ATGGGCTTAGAGAGTTTCTTTTTTGGATTTGATGGGCTTCTTATAGTGAGAGTGCTATCCTTATCCGTACGACCCCTTTATCCACGTAGTTTGTTTCAGTTCACGTCCGCGGTTCTTTTCATCGCCCTATCCATTTCCATGGCGAGCAAACCTTCAAACG AGGTTATTCTGGAGCAGCTGAAAAATGGAATTGCTGTATTCGAGCTTTCCTCGACGCCCGTTCGTTCAATTTCAAcaacttcaaattcaaattctctGGCATTCCTGACCCCGTTCATCGAAGACTGTGGCCACCGATTTTTTGCTAGAATTGGACAATCACT CGGAGAAAGAGGGTCACCGGCCATCAGGAAAATTGAGCGCTACTCGGTTCAGAAAGTTACTGGGGATGGTCGCTGCCTTTTTCGTGCTCTG GTCAAAGGAATGGCATTCAACAGGGGAATTTCTCTTAACCCacgagaagagagagaagatgCTG ATGAATTACGAATGGCTGTAAAAGAGGTTATATGTGAAAATGATGGAGAGCGCCATCAATACGAAGCAGCACTGGTTGCCATTACTGTTGAAGAGTCTTTAAAACG TTACTGCCAACGCATTGAAAGACCTGATTTCTGGGGAGGAGAGTCCGAGCTCCTG GTCCTATCAAAGTTGTGTAGGCAACCAATCACTGTATACATTCCCGAGCACgag CATGCAAGAGGTGGATGGGGCTCCGGTTTTATACCCATTGCAGAATATGGAGCCGAGTTTAATAAAGGTTTCCGGAAAAGGAAGTCCAAGAATGTTGTGAGGCTCTTATACAGCGGTAGGAATCATTACGATCTGCTTGTCTGA
- the LOC107430706 gene encoding OVARIAN TUMOR DOMAIN-containing deubiquitinating enzyme 3 isoform X2, translating into MGLESFFFGFDGLLIVRVLSLSVRPLYPRSLFQFTSAVLFIALSISMASKPSNEVILEQLKNGIAVFELSSTPVRSISTTSNSNSLAFLTPFIEDCGHRFFARIGQSLGERGSPAIRKIERYSVQKVTGDGRCLFRALVKGMAFNRGISLNPREEREDADELRMAVKEVICENDGERHQYEAALVAITVEESLKRYCQRIERPDFWGGESELLHARGGWGSGFIPIAEYGAEFNKGFRKRKSKNVVRLLYSGRNHYDLLV; encoded by the exons ATGGGCTTAGAGAGTTTCTTTTTTGGATTTGATGGGCTTCTTATAGTGAGAGTGCTATCCTTATCCGTACGACCCCTTTATCCACGTAGTTTGTTTCAGTTCACGTCCGCGGTTCTTTTCATCGCCCTATCCATTTCCATGGCGAGCAAACCTTCAAACG AGGTTATTCTGGAGCAGCTGAAAAATGGAATTGCTGTATTCGAGCTTTCCTCGACGCCCGTTCGTTCAATTTCAAcaacttcaaattcaaattctctGGCATTCCTGACCCCGTTCATCGAAGACTGTGGCCACCGATTTTTTGCTAGAATTGGACAATCACT CGGAGAAAGAGGGTCACCGGCCATCAGGAAAATTGAGCGCTACTCGGTTCAGAAAGTTACTGGGGATGGTCGCTGCCTTTTTCGTGCTCTG GTCAAAGGAATGGCATTCAACAGGGGAATTTCTCTTAACCCacgagaagagagagaagatgCTG ATGAATTACGAATGGCTGTAAAAGAGGTTATATGTGAAAATGATGGAGAGCGCCATCAATACGAAGCAGCACTGGTTGCCATTACTGTTGAAGAGTCTTTAAAACG TTACTGCCAACGCATTGAAAGACCTGATTTCTGGGGAGGAGAGTCCGAGCTCCTG CATGCAAGAGGTGGATGGGGCTCCGGTTTTATACCCATTGCAGAATATGGAGCCGAGTTTAATAAAGGTTTCCGGAAAAGGAAGTCCAAGAATGTTGTGAGGCTCTTATACAGCGGTAGGAATCATTACGATCTGCTTGTCTGA